In Pelmatolapia mariae isolate MD_Pm_ZW linkage group LG8, Pm_UMD_F_2, whole genome shotgun sequence, one genomic interval encodes:
- the tom1l2 gene encoding TOM1-like protein 2 isoform X1 → MEFLLGNPYTTPVGHCIERATDGSLQSEDWTLNMEICDIINETEDGPKDAIRAMKKRLNGNRNYREVMLALTVLETCVKNCGHRFHALVTSRDFVDGVLVKIISPKNNPPTIVQDKVLALIQAWADAFRSSPDLTGVVQIYEELKRKGIEFPTSELETLSPIHTPQRSATAPEGDSTLHKYSSTTQPTQHSVPPVYTTPQVPNIHASGAINPTPEQISRLRSELDIVRGNTKVMSEMLTEMVPGQEDASDYELLQELNRTCRAMQQRIVELISCVSNEAVTEELLHVNDDLNNIFLRYERYERFRSGRSSAQGVNNGVLSEATEDNLIDLGPGSPAVVSNMPNAAPTSLPPTVTAPAGRPSSPATLASRLAGLDMGADSVSSTLSSLSSCKPPPSQDDFDVFAQTRTGTMSEPQKATASENTQAAEGLPPTLDVVQTAAGGGVGGQSSVMDDIEEWLSTDVKGDEGEEGVTSEEFDKFLEERAKAVERVPSLPSPPSGNPGAVQGTPSRKKPERPEDTLFAA, encoded by the exons ATGGAGTTCCTTTTGGGAAATCCTTACACTACGCCAGTGGGACATTGCATTG AGAGAGCCACTGATGGATCCCTACAAAGTGAAGACTGGACTCTCAACATGGaaatatgtgacatcatcaaTGAAACAGAGGATGG GCCAAAGGATGCCATTAGAGCAATGAAGAAAAGGCTAAATGGCAATCGGAACTATAGGGAAGTAATGCTGGCTTTAACG GTTCTGGAGACGTGCGTGAAGAACTGTGGCCATCGTTTCCACGCTTTAGTGACTAGCAGAGACTTCGTTGATGGCGTGCTTGTTAAAATTATCTCTCCCAAGAACAACCCACCTACCATTGTTCAAGATAAAGTACTCGCCCTGATTCAG GCGTGGGCCGATGCATTCAGGAGCAGTCCTGACCTCACGGGTGTGGTTCAAATCTACGAGGAGCTAAAGAGAAAAGGCATCGAGTTCCCAACGTCAGAGCTGGAGACGCTGTCACCTATACATACACCTCAGCGT TCAGCCACTGCTCCAGAGGGTGACTCTACCTTACACAAGTACAGCAGCACTACTCAGCCCACACAGCACTCTGTGCCACCAGTCTACACCACCCCTCAAGTCCCCAACATTCATGCCTCCGGAGCCATTAATCCCACACCCGAACAG ATTTCCCGGCTACGCAGTGAGTTGGACATTGTTCGTGGAAACACTAAAGTGATGTCAGAGATGCTGACCGAAATGGTGCCAGGACAGGAGGACGCTTCAGACTACGAGTTGCTACAG GAGCTCAACAGGACTTGTAGAGCTATGCAGCAGAGAATAGTGGAGCTCATCTCCTGTGTTTCTAATGAGGCAGTAACGGAGGAGCTGCTGCATGTCAATGACGACCTCAACAACATTTTCCTCCGCTATGAAAG GTATGAGAGGTTCAGGTCTGGAAGGTCCTCAGCTCAGGGTGTAAACAATGGG GTCCTCAGTGAGGCTACAGAAGACAACCTGATAGATCTCGGCCCAGGCTCCCCTGCTGTGGTGAGCAATATGCCAAATGCAGCCCCAACCAGCTTGCCTCCCACTGTCACAGCCCCTGCAGGAAGGCCCTCCTCCCCAGCTACTCTGGCCTCCCGCTTGGCTGGTCTCG ACATGGGAGCAGACAGTGTGAGCAGTACTCTGAGCTCCCTGTCCAGCTGTAAGCCTCCACCTTCCCAGGATGACTTTGATGTGTTTGCTCAAACCAGAACCGGAACCATGTCAGAGCCACAGAAGGC TACTGCATCAGAAAACACCCAGGCCGCTGAAGGCCTTCCTCCCACTCTGGATGTTGtacagacagctgctggaggG GGTGTCGGAGGCCAGTCCTCTGTCATGGATGACATAGAGGAGTGGCTGAGTACTGACGTG AAAGGAGATGAAGGTGAGGAAGGCGTCACAAGTGAAG AATTTGACAAGTTCCTTGAGGAGAGAGCCAAAGCTGTTGAGAGGGTCCCCAGCCTACCGTCGCCCCCGAGTGGTAACCCAGGAGCAGTGCAAGGAACCCCTAGCCGCAAAAAGCCAGAAAGACCGGAGGACACTTTGTTTGCCGCGTAG
- the tom1l2 gene encoding TOM1-like protein 2 isoform X2 — translation MEFLLGNPYTTPVGHCIERATDGSLQSEDWTLNMEICDIINETEDGPKDAIRAMKKRLNGNRNYREVMLALTVLETCVKNCGHRFHALVTSRDFVDGVLVKIISPKNNPPTIVQDKVLALIQAWADAFRSSPDLTGVVQIYEELKRKGIEFPTSELETLSPIHTPQRSATAPEGDSTLHKYSSTTQPTQHSVPPVYTTPQVPNIHASGAINPTPEQISRLRSELDIVRGNTKVMSEMLTEMVPGQEDASDYELLQELNRTCRAMQQRIVELISCVSNEAVTEELLHVNDDLNNIFLRYERYERFRSGRSSAQGVNNGVLSEATEDNLIDLGPGSPAVVSNMPNAAPTSLPPTVTAPAGRPSSPATLASRLAGLDMGADSVSSTLSSLSSCKPPPSQDDFDVFAQTRTGTMSEPQKATASENTQAAEGLPPTLDVVQTAAGGKGDEGEEGVTSEEFDKFLEERAKAVERVPSLPSPPSGNPGAVQGTPSRKKPERPEDTLFAA, via the exons ATGGAGTTCCTTTTGGGAAATCCTTACACTACGCCAGTGGGACATTGCATTG AGAGAGCCACTGATGGATCCCTACAAAGTGAAGACTGGACTCTCAACATGGaaatatgtgacatcatcaaTGAAACAGAGGATGG GCCAAAGGATGCCATTAGAGCAATGAAGAAAAGGCTAAATGGCAATCGGAACTATAGGGAAGTAATGCTGGCTTTAACG GTTCTGGAGACGTGCGTGAAGAACTGTGGCCATCGTTTCCACGCTTTAGTGACTAGCAGAGACTTCGTTGATGGCGTGCTTGTTAAAATTATCTCTCCCAAGAACAACCCACCTACCATTGTTCAAGATAAAGTACTCGCCCTGATTCAG GCGTGGGCCGATGCATTCAGGAGCAGTCCTGACCTCACGGGTGTGGTTCAAATCTACGAGGAGCTAAAGAGAAAAGGCATCGAGTTCCCAACGTCAGAGCTGGAGACGCTGTCACCTATACATACACCTCAGCGT TCAGCCACTGCTCCAGAGGGTGACTCTACCTTACACAAGTACAGCAGCACTACTCAGCCCACACAGCACTCTGTGCCACCAGTCTACACCACCCCTCAAGTCCCCAACATTCATGCCTCCGGAGCCATTAATCCCACACCCGAACAG ATTTCCCGGCTACGCAGTGAGTTGGACATTGTTCGTGGAAACACTAAAGTGATGTCAGAGATGCTGACCGAAATGGTGCCAGGACAGGAGGACGCTTCAGACTACGAGTTGCTACAG GAGCTCAACAGGACTTGTAGAGCTATGCAGCAGAGAATAGTGGAGCTCATCTCCTGTGTTTCTAATGAGGCAGTAACGGAGGAGCTGCTGCATGTCAATGACGACCTCAACAACATTTTCCTCCGCTATGAAAG GTATGAGAGGTTCAGGTCTGGAAGGTCCTCAGCTCAGGGTGTAAACAATGGG GTCCTCAGTGAGGCTACAGAAGACAACCTGATAGATCTCGGCCCAGGCTCCCCTGCTGTGGTGAGCAATATGCCAAATGCAGCCCCAACCAGCTTGCCTCCCACTGTCACAGCCCCTGCAGGAAGGCCCTCCTCCCCAGCTACTCTGGCCTCCCGCTTGGCTGGTCTCG ACATGGGAGCAGACAGTGTGAGCAGTACTCTGAGCTCCCTGTCCAGCTGTAAGCCTCCACCTTCCCAGGATGACTTTGATGTGTTTGCTCAAACCAGAACCGGAACCATGTCAGAGCCACAGAAGGC TACTGCATCAGAAAACACCCAGGCCGCTGAAGGCCTTCCTCCCACTCTGGATGTTGtacagacagctgctggaggG AAAGGAGATGAAGGTGAGGAAGGCGTCACAAGTGAAG AATTTGACAAGTTCCTTGAGGAGAGAGCCAAAGCTGTTGAGAGGGTCCCCAGCCTACCGTCGCCCCCGAGTGGTAACCCAGGAGCAGTGCAAGGAACCCCTAGCCGCAAAAAGCCAGAAAGACCGGAGGACACTTTGTTTGCCGCGTAG